One part of the Symphalangus syndactylus isolate Jambi chromosome 1, NHGRI_mSymSyn1-v2.1_pri, whole genome shotgun sequence genome encodes these proteins:
- the PLCB3 gene encoding 1-phosphatidylinositol 4,5-bisphosphate phosphodiesterase beta-3 isoform X2 yields MAGAQPGVHALQLEPPTVVETLRRGSKFIKWDEETSSRNLVTLRVDPNGFFLYWTGPNMEVDTLDISSIRDTRTGRYARLPKDPKIREVLGFGGPDARLEEKLMTVVSGPDPVNTVFLNFMAVQDDTAKVWSEELFKLAMNILAQNASRNTFLRKAYTKLKLQVNQDGRIPVKNILKMFSADKKRVETALESCGLKFNRSESIRPDEFSLEIFERFLNKLCLRPDIDKILLEIGAKGKPYLTLEQLMDFINQKQRDPRLNEVLYPPLRPSQARLLIEKYEPNQQFLERAGQLAGTSSVEMYRQALLWGCRCVELDVWKGRPPEEEPFITHGFTMTTEVPLRDVLEAIAETAFKTSPYPVILSFENHVDSAKQQAKMAEYCRSIFGDALLIEPLDKYPLAPGVPLPSPQDLMGRILVKNKKRHRPSAGGPDSAGRKRPLEQSNSALSESSAATEPSSPQLALSSAGSPSSDSCPGLSNGEEVGLEKPSLEPQKSLGEEGLNRGPYVLGPADREDEEEDEEEEEQTDPKKPTTDEGTASSEVNATEEMSTLVNYIEPVKFKSFEAARKRNKCFEMSSFVETKAMEQLTKSPMEFVEYNKQQLSRIYPKGTRVDSSNYMPQLFWNVGCQLVALNFQTLDVAMQLNAGVFEYNGRSGYLLKPEFMRRPDKSFDPFTEVIVDGIVANALRVKVISGQFLSDRKVGIYVEVDMFGLPVDTRRKYRTRTSQGNSFNPVWDEEPFDFPKVVLPTLASLRIAAFEEGGKFVGHRILPVSAIRSGYHYVCLRNEANQPLCLPALLIYTEASDYIPDDHQDYAEALINPIKHVSLMDQRARQLAALIGESEAQAGQEACQDTQSQQLGSQPSSNPTPSPLDASPRRPPGPTTSPTSTSLSSPGQRDDLIASILSEVAPTPLDELRGHKALVKLRSRQERDLRELRKKHQRKAVTLTRRLLDGLAQAQAEGRCRPRPGALGGAADVEDTKEGEDEAKRYQEFQNRQVQSLLELREAQVDAEAQRRLEHLRQALQRLREVALDANTTQFKRLKEMNEREKKELQKILDRKRHNSISEAKTRDKHKKEAELTEINRRHITESVNSIRRLEEAQKQRHDRLVAGQQQVLQQLAEEEPKLLAQLAQECQEQRARLPQEIRRSLLGEMPEGLGDGPLVACASNGHAPGSSGHLSGADSESQEENTQL; encoded by the exons ATGGCGGGCGCCCAGCCCGGCGTCCACGCGCTGCAGCTGGAGCCGCCCACCGTGGTGGAGACCCTGCGGCGCGGGAGTAAGTTCATCAAATGGGACGAG GAGACCTCCAGTCGGAACCTGGTGACCCTGCGTGTGGACCCCAATGGCTTCTTCTTGTACTGGACGGGCCCCAACATG GAGGTGGACACACTGGACATCAGTTCCATCAGGGACACACGGACAGGCCGGTACGCCCGCCTGCCCAAG GACCCCAAGATCCGGGAAGTTCTGGGCTTTGGGGGTCCCGATGCCCGGCTGGAAGAGAAGCTGATGACGGTGGTGTCTGGGCCAGACCCGGTGAACACAGTGTTCTTGAACTTCATGGCTGTGCAGGATGACACAGCCAAG GTCTGGTCCGAGGAGCTGTTCAAGCTGGCTATGAACATCCTGGCTCAGAACGCCTCCCGGAACACCTTCCTGCGCAAAGC GTACACGAAGCTGAAGCTGCAGGTGAACCAGGATGGTCGGATCCCCGTCAAGAA CATCCTGAAGATGTTCTCAGCAGACAAGAAGCGGGTGGAGACTGCGTTGGAATCTTGTGGCCTCAAATTCAATCGG AGTGAGTCCATCCGGCCCGATGAGTTTTCCTTGGAAATCTTTGAGCGGTTCCTGAACAAGCTGTGTCTGCGGCCGGACATTGACAAGATCCTGCTGGAGAT AGGCGCCAAGGGCAAGCCATACCTGACGCTGGAGCAGCTCATGGACTTCATCAACCAGAAGCAACGCGACCCAAGACTCAACGAAGTGCTGTACCCGCCCCTGCGGCCCTCCCAGGCCCGGCTGCTCATCGAAAAGTATGAGCCCAACCAGCAGTTTCTGGAGCGAG CGGGGCAGCTGGCTGGGACCTCGTCGGTGGAGATGTACCGCCAGGCACTGCTATGGGGCTGCCGCTGCGTGGAGCTGGACGTGTGGAAGGGACGGCCGCCCGAGGAGGAACCCTTCATTACCCACGGCTTCACCATGACCACGGAGGTGCCTCTGCGCGACGTGCTGGAGGCCATTGCCGAGACTGCCTTCAAGACCTCGCCCTACCCCGTCATCCTTTCCTTCGAGAACCACGTGGACTC GGCAAAGCAGCAGGCAAAGATGGCTGAATACTGCCGCTCCATCTTTGGAGACGCACTACTCATTGAGCCTCTGGACAAGTACCCG CTGGCCCCAGGCGttcccctgcccagcccccaggACCTGATGGGCCGTATCCTGGTGAAGAACAAGAAGCGGCACCGACCCAGCGCAGGTGGCCCAGACAGTGCCGGGCGCAAGCGGCCCCTGGAGCAGAGCAATTCTGCCCTGAGCGAGAGCTCCGCGGCCACCGAGCCCTCCTCCCCGCAGCTTG CCCTGTCCTCTGCAGGGTCTCCCAGCTCTGACAGCTGCCCAGGCCTGAGCaatggggaggaggtggggcttgAGAAGCCCAGCCTGGAGCCTCAGAAGTCTCTGGGCGAGGAGGGCCTGAACCGGGGCCCCTATGTTCTTGGACCTGCTGACCgtgaggatgaggaggaagatgaggaagaggaggaacagACAGACCCCAAAAAGCCAACTACAGATGAG GGCACGGCCAGCAGTGAGGTGAATGCCACTGAGGAGATGTCCACGCTTGTTAACTACATCGAGCCTGTCAAGTTCAAGTCCTTTGAGGCTGCTCGAA AGAGAAACAAATGCTTCGAGATGTCGTCCTTCGTGGAGACCAAGGCCATGGAGCAACTGACCAAGAGCCCCATGGAGTTTGTGGA ATACAACAAGCAGCAGCTCAGCCGCATCTACCCCAAGGGCACCCGCGTGGACTCCTCCAACTATATGCCCCAGCTCTTCTGGAACGTAGGGTGCCAGCTTGTTGCACTGAACTTCCAGACCCTCG ATGTGGCGATGCAGCTCAATGCGGGCGTTTTTGAGTACAATGGGCGCAGCGGGTACCTGCTCAAGCCGGAGTTCATGCGGCGGCCGGACAAGTCCTTCGACCCCTTCACTGAGGTCATCGTGGATGGCATCGTGGCCAATGCCTTGCGGGTCAAG GTGATCTCAGGGCAGTTCCTGTCCGACAGGAAGGTGGGCATCTACGTGGAGGTGGACATGTTTGGCCTCCCTGTTGACACGCGGCGCAAGTACCGCACCCGGACCTCTCAGGGGAACTCGTTCAACCCCGTGTGGGACGAGGAGCCCTTCGACTTCCCCAAG GTGGTGCTGCCCACGCTGGCTTCACTTCGCATCGCAGCCTTTGAGGAGGGGGGTAAATTCGTAGGGCACCGGATCCTGCCTGTCTCTGCCATCCGCTCCG GGTACCACTACGTCTGCCTGCGGAATGAGGCCAACCAACCGCTCTGCCTGCCAGCCCTGCTCATCTACACCGAAGCCTCGGACTACATTCCTGACGACCACCAGG ACTACGCGGAGGCCCTGATCAACCCCATTAAGCACGTCAGCCTGATGGACCAGAGGGCCCGGCAGCTGGCCGCCCTCATTGGGGAGAGTGAG GCTCAGGCTGGCCAAGAGGCGTGCCAGGACACCCAGTCTCAGCAGCTGGGGTCTCAGCCGTCCTCAAACCCCACCCCTAGCCCACTGGATGCCTCCCCCCGCCGGCCCCCTGGCCCCACCACCTCCCCTACCAGCACCTCCCTCAGCAGCCCAG GGCAGCGCGACGATCTCATCGCCAGCATCCTTTCAG AGGTGGCCCCCACCCCGCTGGACGAGCTCCGAGGTCACAAGGCTCTGGTCAAGCTCCGGAGCCGGCAAGAGCGAGACCTGCGGGAGCTGCGCAAGAAGCATCAGCGGAAGGCAGTCACCCTCACCCGCCGCCTGCTGGATGGCCTGGCTCAGGCACAGGCTGAGGGCAGGTGCCGCCCGCGGCCAGGTGCCCT AGGTGGGGCCGCTGATGTGGAGGACACGAAAGAGGGGGAGGACGAGGCAAAGCGgtatcaggagttccagaacagacAGGTGCAGAGCCTGCTGGAGCTGCGGGAGGCCCAGGTGGACGCAGAGGCCCAGCGGAGGCTGGAACACCTGAGACAG GCTCTGCAGCGGCTCAGGGAGGTCGCCCTTGATGCAAACACAACTCAGTTCAAGAGGCTGAAAGAGATGAACGAGAG GGAGAAGAAGGAGCTGCAGAAGATCCTGGACAGAAAGCGCCATAACAGCATCTCGGAGGCCAAGACTAGGGACAAGCATAAGAAGGAGGC GGAACTGACGGAGATTAACCGTCGGCACATCACTGAGTCAGTCAACTCCATCCGTCGG CTGGAGGAGGCCCAGAAGCAGCGGCATGACCGTCTTGTGGCTGGGCAGCAGCAGGTCCTGCAACAGCTGGCAGAAGAGGAGCCCAAG ctgctggcccagcTGGCCCAGGAGTGTCAGGAGCAGCGGGCGAGGCTCCCCCAGGAGATCCGCCGGAGCCTGCTGGGCGAGATGCCGGAGGGGCTGGGGGACGGGCCTCTGGTGGCCTGTGCCAGCAACGGTCACGCACCCGGGAGCAGTGGGCATCTGTCGGGCGCTGACTCGGAGAGCCAGGAGGAGAACACGCAGCTCTGA